A DNA window from Brassica napus cultivar Da-Ae chromosome C1, Da-Ae, whole genome shotgun sequence contains the following coding sequences:
- the LOC106451270 gene encoding uncharacterized protein LOC106451270 isoform X1, with translation MISRKAYVKFKKLTHNRTGLVYDALGRLEMSDAWWDQRIAEWQGARKYKTKVPPNMDVFEAEFGAVTVTGAEGWCAQQGETSLHSRVDAEKDDESDSVDTEMPAPREGQVELEVQKESVRNLIKSLMF, from the exons ATGATTAGTAGAAAAGCATATGTCAAGTTCAAGAAGCTTACCCACAATAGAACCGGGCTTGTCTATGATGCTTTGGGAAGGTTGGAGATGTCTGATGCTTGGTGGGATCAACGCATTGCG GAATGGCAAGGTGCAAGAAAGTATAAGACCAAAGTGCCTCCAAACATGGATGTGTTTGAAGCAGAGTTTGGTGCTGTTACTGTAACTGGAGCAGAAGGATGGTGTGCTCAGCAAGGAGAAACTAGCTTACATTCTAGAGTAGATGCAGAAAAGGATGACGAGTCTGATTCAGTTGACACTGAGATGCCAGCACCAAGAGAAGGACAAGTAGAGCTGGAGGTTCAAAAAGAAAGCGTAAGGAATTTGATCAAGAGCCTTATGTTCTAA
- the LOC106451270 gene encoding uncharacterized protein LOC106451270 isoform X2 has protein sequence MSDAWWDQRIAEWQGARKYKTKVPPNMDVFEAEFGAVTVTGAEGWCAQQGETSLHSRVDAEKDDESDSVDTEMPAPREGQVELEVQKESVRNLIKSLMF, from the exons ATGTCTGATGCTTGGTGGGATCAACGCATTGCG GAATGGCAAGGTGCAAGAAAGTATAAGACCAAAGTGCCTCCAAACATGGATGTGTTTGAAGCAGAGTTTGGTGCTGTTACTGTAACTGGAGCAGAAGGATGGTGTGCTCAGCAAGGAGAAACTAGCTTACATTCTAGAGTAGATGCAGAAAAGGATGACGAGTCTGATTCAGTTGACACTGAGATGCCAGCACCAAGAGAAGGACAAGTAGAGCTGGAGGTTCAAAAAGAAAGCGTAAGGAATTTGATCAAGAGCCTTATGTTCTAA
- the LOC106351152 gene encoding gibberellin-regulated protein 13-like: MLSKMATNLNTIVLSIVMLHLVLSAQTQMHPIHLESPAPQPHPPQSQPQTPHHNSSQYGTTEGSLQPQECGPRCGDRCSNTKYKKPCLFFCNKCCAKCLCVPPGTYGNKQVCPCYNNWKT; the protein is encoded by the exons ATGTTATCTAAAATGGCAACCAATCTTAACACCATTGTTCTCTCCATTGTTATGTTACATCTTGTTCTGTCTGCTCAAACTCAAATGCAT CCAATACACCTGGAGTCTCCTGCTCCACAACCACATCCACCACAGTCCCAACCGCAAACACCGCATCACAATAGCTCCCAA TACGGTACCACTGAAGGCAGTCTTCAACCCCAAG AGTGTGGGCCACGGTGTGGAGATAGATGCTCGAATACAAAATACAAGAAGCCATGTTTGTTCTTCTGTAACAAATGCTGTGCCAAGTGCTTGTGTGTACCTCCAGGTACTTATGGCAACAAGCAAGTCTGTCCTTGCTACAACAACTGGAAGACTTAG
- the LOC111213562 gene encoding folylpolyglutamate synthase, whose translation MLIYVNGLLKCGAPLVPFFSHKRESFFNKTTPVSQSLPSGPRDRVYFNSSLRYSSKSIQVVETSVTDMGAKEEKADSAALSSYDDAMDALSTLISRRRGDPPTVGSRDKLEQVVSYLKILGLEDKIKELKVIHVAGTKGKGSTCVFCEAILRNCGFRTGLFTSPHLMDVRERFRIDGLDISEEKFLQYFWECWKLLKEKAVDGVTMPPLFQFLTVLAFKIFVGEKVEVAVIEVGLGGKLDSTNVIQKPVVCGIASLGMDHMDILGHTLADIAFHKAGIFKPQIPAFTVPQLSEAMEVLEETANNLKVPLEVIAPLDLKKLNGIALGLSGDHQLVNAGLAVSLSRCWLQRTGNWDKIFPNGSNETDMPVAFCRGLATARLHGRAQVVHDLVSDQHDSSGDLIFYLDGAHSPESMEACGRWFSSAVRGNKSLSTTPVNGYKRNGELGRDFNRVSKQILLFNCMEVRDPQVLLPKLVTTCASSGTHFSRALFVPSMSTYNKVISGASAIPLDTRRKDLTWQFRLQKLWERSIQGTDAALDHTLNPDGITSLPPHDFLCGDAPHCGGPAGTHSSAVMPSLPLTINWLRDCVRRNPSLKLEVLVTGSLHLVGDVLRLLKR comes from the exons ATGCTCATTTATGTGAACGGGCTTCTAAAGTGCGGAGCACCTCTAGTTCCATTCTTTTCTCACAAAAGAGAATCCTTCTTCAATAAAACAACGCCGGTCTCTCAAAGTTTACCTTCAGGCCCTCGGGATCGTGTTTATTTCAACAGTA GTCTTAGGTACTCAAGCAAATCAATACAAGTTGTGGAGACTTCTGTTACTGATATGGGTGCCAAGGAAGAGAAGGCAGATAGTGCGGCTTTATCTTCTTATGATGATGCCATGGACGCGCTCTCCACTCTTATTTCTCGTCGACGTGGCGACCCACCTACCGTAGGAAGTCGTGACAAGCTTGAGCAAGTCGTCTCATATCTCAAG ATTTTGGGCTTGGAGGATAAAATAAAAGAGTTAAAAGTTATTCATGTCGCCGGAACAAAGGGAAAG GGCTCAACATGTGTATTCTGCGAGGCAATATTACGTAACTGTGGGTTTCGAACAGGATTGTTTACATCTCCTCACCTGATGGATGTGAGGGAAAGATTCCGAATAGATGG CTTGGATATATCGGAGGAAAAGTTTCTACAGTATTTCTGGGAATGTTGGAAGTTACTAAAG GAGAAAGCTGTAGATGGTGTTACCATGCCTCCTCTTTTTCAGTTCCTCACAGTGTTGGCATTTAAGATTTTTGTTGGTGAAAAG GTTGAGGTTGCTGTCATTGAAGTTGGGCTTGGGGGGAAACTTGACTCCACAAACGTG ATTCAAAAGCCTGTTGTCTGCGGCATTGCTTCTCTTGGGATGGATCATATGGATATATTGG GACATACGTTAGCTGACATTGCTTTTCACAAGGCTGGGATTTTCAAG CCTCAAATACCGGCCTTCACAGTACCACAACTCTCTGAAGCAATGGAGGTTCTTGAAGAAACAGCTAATAACCTTAAG GTTCCTCTGGAAGTAATAGCGCCTCTTGACCTTAAAAAGCTAAATGGAATTGCACTTGGCTTGTCTGGGGATCACCAGCTTGTAAATGCAGGTCTTGCTGTTTCTCTTTCAAGATGCTGGCTTCAAAGAACTGGCAACTGGGACAAGATATTTccaaat GGGAGCAATGAAACTGATATGCCGGTGGCGTTTTGCCGTGGTCTTGCAACGGCACGTCTCCATGGGAGAGCCCAAGTTGTTCATGATCTAGTATCAGACCAACATGACTCGTCAGGTGATCTGATATTTTACTTGGATGGAGCTCACAGTCCAGAGAGTATGGAGGCTTGTGGCCGTTGGTTCTCTTCTGCAGTTAGAGGAAACAAGAGCTTATCTACTACTCCTGTCAATGGTTACAAGAGAAATGGGGAGTTAGGTAGAGACTTCAACAGAGTCTCCAAACAG ATTCTTCTGTTCAACTGCATGGAAGTGAGAGACCCTCAAGTTTTACTTCCAAAGCTTGTCACCACTTGCGCTTCCTCAG GCACTCATTTCTCAAGAGCACTGTTCGTTCCGAGCATGTCAACTTACAACAAAGTTATTTCAGGAGCATCAGCTATTCCTTTAGATACACGTAGAAAGGATTTGACTTGGCAATTCAGATTACAGAAGCTCTGGGAGAGATCTATCCAAGGAACAG ATGCTGCGCTTGACCATACACTGAACCCTGATGGAATAACCTCCTTACCACCTCATGATTTCCTGTGTGGAGATGCACCTCATTGCGGTGGACCTGCAGGGACACATTCAAGCGCTGTAATGCCTTCACTTCCATTGACTATAAACTGGCTACGAGATTGCGTACGCCGAAACCCTTCGCTGAAACTAGAG GTTCTGGTCACTGGATCGCTACATCTTGTTGGAGATGTACTCAGATTGCTAAAGAGATGA
- the LOC111213561 gene encoding uncharacterized protein LOC111213561 has protein sequence MGNCIGVEKKVIKIMRNDGEVVEYRGPMHVHDILTQFSGHYSLFDSLSNSCHLHPQAKLLCGRFYYLMPKQNTTVKHKKTKKKVRFAIPEVEKQGDGLTDCGDNTKEKSPGVVRVKMVVSKQELEKLIQGGSVHEMVYRSLAKQHLCHDDDAADEGLRGWRPLLDSIPETH, from the coding sequence ATGGGGAACTGTATAGGAGTGGAGAAGAAAGTGATAAAAATTATGAGAAATGATGGAGAAGTAGTTGAATACAGAGGTCCCATGCATGTTCATGACATCCTCACCCAGTTCTCTGGTCACTACTctctctttgattctctgtcCAACAGTTGTCATCTTCATCCACAAGCTAAGCTTCTCTGTGGCCGTTTCTACTATCTCATGCCAAAGCAGAATACCACAGTCAAGCataagaagacaaagaagaaagtCAGGTTTGCAATTCCAGAGGTAGAGAAACAAGGAGATGGATTAACAGATTGTGGTGACAACACCAAGGAGAAGAGTCCTGGTGTTGTGAGAGTGAAGATGGTTGTGAGTAAGCAAGAGCTCGAGAAGCTGATTCAAGGAGGTTCAGTTCACGAAATGGTCTATAGAAGTCTTGCTAAGCAACATCTGTGCCATGATGATGATGCTGCTGATGAGGGTCTTAGAGGCTGGAGACCTTTGTTAGATAGTATTCCTGAAACTCATTAG